The DNA window TTAATATCGTTAAGTCTGTTAAGAAGCAAATTCATGACACTACTCTCAATTGCTGTTTGACATGTAGTGGGAGCTTGGAGAAATAGTGTCGGATCAGATTCTGATGCACGATACAACCGTACGCATTCTTTCTCATCAAAAGCAGGGCGTATTTCTGGTTGTGGTTGTTGTCCTCCGCACGCCAACATTGTCAATCCTAACGCAAGAGCAGATCTCATAGTCTTAAAAATTGCCGCCAATTTAACTACTTTCACCAAAATTCTCTTTAATCAATGGAACAATACTAATCATGCTAAATTATTTTTTTCAAATCCTGATTAATCACAATCGGTTTCATCGACTCAATTTCAGAAGTGTATAAATCAATCTCTGGGACCGGATTATACAAAAAGATCTTCATTCCAAGTACATACGCAAAACCCATTTCTAAGAACGTATTGCCGCCAACATAATTTTTGATTCCTTTGCGATCAAGATTTAACACTAGCAACGCATCTGCTCCTTGCATTAAATCCCAAAATTCTTGGAGGGTGTCGTAATCTTTTTTTTGTGTCAATTTAATGTGTTCTTTTTCGGCATCATTCTTACCAATAAATGCGGAGGCAAATGATGTTACGCGTACTTCATGTCCGAGTGCTTGCAATAGTTTTTGCACTTCGAGCATTTTTTCAGTGAAGTGCATCGAACCACTAATACAAATGATCATTCCATTCTTCTAAAATCTTGATATTATAAATTTTATCAACGAGGACACCATTAAGAGTACGAAATATTTTTAAACTCTAAACTCAAAATACTTCTTATGTCCATAACCACTCCCCTTGAACAACCACGTGAAGTGTATCATGGTAAAATTCTTCGAGTTCTCCATCAAAAAATGCAGGAAAATCAACGCCAAATTGAATACGAATGGGCGGAACGATCCCCTGGAACACGTTTAATCATTATCAAAGACAAAATGATCTTGCTTACGAAAGAATACCGCACCGAATTAAAAGACTTTGATGTTCGCTTGCCGGGAGGAAAAGTCTTTGACACACTTGATGAATATGGTGTCGCACAAGAAAAAGGAAAGTTGTTCATCATTGAACACGCCCATACCGCTGCCAAAAAAGAAGCTCTTGAAGAAGCAGGCATTATCTCCCATAACATCTCTTTATTCCATCATTCCAAAAATGGAGCAACCGTGACATGGGATCTTTTTTATTTCATCATTGATTCATTCTCAACAACCACGCAGAAATTAGAATCTGGCGAGCACATAGAACCAGTCTGGTTTACATTTGAAGAAGCCAAAAAACTTTGTCTTGAAGGCAAAATGAAAGAAGATCGCAGTGTAGGAGTTTTACTCCGTTTTCTTCTCCAACAAACATAAAAAGTATTATGGGCGCTAAGAAGTTACTACCGTTCATCACCAAGCCTAGCTTTCAGTTGGTGTTCACTACTATCATCGCGCTTTCCACGATCGTAAAAAAGAACAATTTCTTTATAGATGTTTGCGTCTAATCGCCTGATGCTCTGTTCATCAATTTCCCATCATAACCTTTATAAAAAACATAGTCATTTTTCCCCTATTAGTCAAGTTGTTGGCTGATGACATCAGAAAGAGTACTTTCTGTATTGGAGGAAAAGTAAAATGGAAGGAAGTGTAAAGTTTTTTAACCGTAAAAAAGGATTTGGATTCATCGCAGGCGATGATGGCAAAGAATATTTCGTGCATTTCACGGGTCTTGCAAAAGGAACATTCTTACGCGACAATGATCGAGTATCATTCGAAGGCGGAGAAGGCGATCGTGGTCTTAAAGCTACAGAAGTTACTTTGACCCAAAAAGCATCTGAACGCTCCGATGTTGCTCCTCGAGCTCAATCATCCTCTCAATCTTCCTACGATGATGAGGAAGACGAAGATCAAGACGCATAAATTGTCTTTTTATTTTTTTTATTCGGTTTCTTTCTCTTTATATAGTCGGTTGCTTTGTTATCTCAATTTACAAACTAGAACTCTAATCCGCTTTATTTAAAAACCCTATTTTAGATCATTCATCTATGGCTATCACCATCGATCCTACTGCACTCACTCACTTTTTTATCGCACTCTTTTCTTTACTTCTGGCAGCTCATACCTTTGGTTATATTTTCAACAGGTTCGCGTTACCTCGTGTCGTTGGTGAAATCGTGGGCGGGATTCTGCTAGGCCCAACATTCTTAGGATATTTCTTTCCAAATGTGTATCACACTATTTTCATCGAACAGGGTGTCCTTCTTGCAACTCTTTATTGGTTAGGATTAGTACTCTTGATGTTTACTTCTGGCTTCGAACTCGAACGTAAATTCGATAAAGCCGATAAA is part of the Candidatus Woesearchaeota archaeon genome and encodes:
- a CDS encoding NUDIX domain-containing protein; protein product: MSITTPLEQPREVYHGKILRVLHQKMQENQRQIEYEWAERSPGTRLIIIKDKMILLTKEYRTELKDFDVRLPGGKVFDTLDEYGVAQEKGKLFIIEHAHTAAKKEALEEAGIISHNISLFHHSKNGATVTWDLFYFIIDSFSTTTQKLESGEHIEPVWFTFEEAKKLCLEGKMKEDRSVGVLLRFLLQQT
- a CDS encoding cold shock domain-containing protein, with translation MEGSVKFFNRKKGFGFIAGDDGKEYFVHFTGLAKGTFLRDNDRVSFEGGEGDRGLKATEVTLTQKASERSDVAPRAQSSSQSSYDDEEDEDQDA